Genomic segment of Thermoplasmata archaeon:
TAACCTCCACTTCATGGAGCAATACGCATTGGTGAAGTTCGCTGGTGCTCCGGAAGAGATAATCGAAGACGAATGAGCTGACGATAATATCCACGTCATCACTAATTCGTATTAACTGGATTAAGTGTGGACAATTATGCCAACTGGCTTAAATACATTTGATACAATTCGTGACTAACTAGATTTATCTAGGTGATAGAATGAAGATGAAATCGAAAGTTCTGGCAGTTGCAGTAGTTGCTATGTTCTGCGCAACTGCATTTGCCGTTGTCGCAACAGAGGAGAACGATGCAGATAAAGTGACATACAACATCTACATCCAGCTCAACGACAACACAATCAACACCAAGCCTATCGAGAAGTGGCTCGACAGCTATGAGGCTCCCTCCAAGAGCAAGGCGAACTACATGGCCGCTCTGAAGGCTGGACTTGACAAGGCTGGGCTGAAATACGAAATGTCTGACTCTGGATGGCTCACATCCATCGGTGACTTCGTTGGCCACGGCGAATGGGGATCCCTCTCATACTACGGCTTTGCAATATACTACGCAGACGGCAAAGAGTGGGAGCCCACCAGCAGCTATGAAGAGGGTACAACCTTCGCGATAGTGTTCGACAAGTATCTTACCGAGAGCGAGTACAAAGAACTCTCCGACAAGGACAAGGAAAAATACGAGCACAATGACTATGGTTACGCAACTCTCCTCCCTAAGGTCTCAACCACCTCCTGGGAATCCAGCAACATGATGCTCTACATCATCATCGCTGTTGTCGTAATCGTCATCATTGCAGCTGCAGCATTCTTCTTTATGAAGAAGAAGAAAGCAAGTGCTTGAATAACATCTTAAATCGGGCATAAAACTCAGCTCTGCCGCCCGACAGAGCACTTTTTTGATATTTGCCATAAACGTTACAGTTGGCTACAATTCAATTAACCAAGTCCAAGTTCATGTATCAGCAAGTAATAGTCGGAAGTATTATCCGACTGTTTAAGTAGATGGATAACAGTGTTTGGACGTTATAACCAACCATACTTTCCAACAAAGCATGGGGTGAGACCAGAGATGGTAGACAATTCTTGGATCAAAAGGGATTCAAATACCGAAAATAAATCGCAAAACGCGATGAAAACGAAGGCCATCATAACGGTTGCGATAATCATTATCGGAGCTATTGCCACTGTTGCCTTCAACGGACTTGGATCCAACGCCACTCAATACCGTTCAGAGGGGATTGTGGTCGACTTCGGCGACTATTACACGATCTGGACCAATGCGGATTTCAAAACAGATGATGATCCCGTTAGCCTTTTGGACAAGGTAAAGGAGACGCACATAGAAGGGTCGTTCGATTATACGATGACTGATGGATTTCTGACCGACGTCAAATATGAGGACGTGGACTATTCGAATACGGACAAAAACAGCTGGGGGCTTTGGTATGTTCCGGAAAACACCGGAGACCTGATCAAATCAGAGACCTATGACATTAATGCATCGGACTATTCTGTAGTTATCTGGGCATACACCACGGCTGACGGGAAACCAATGCCTGCGGTTGATGCCACCATGACATCGATATACGGTTATGCAGAACCTGCAAAGATAGTTTCATTGTCGCCTGTTTGCACTGAAACGGTCAGTGCGGTCGGAGGCGTAGCTAAGATAGTAGGAACTGACTCATACAGCGATTATCCCCAGTATGTCGTTGAAGGACAGAAGACAGGAAAGATTTCCATAGTCGGATCCTACACCGACCCCAGCTATGAAGCGATAATGAACACATCTCCTGAAATGGTGTTCTGCGATGCTTCTACATACAACGATATTCAGATGGCGACTATGCTGAGAGCGTCCAATGTGAATTCCGTTGTTCTCTACAACGGAGAAGACGTAGAGACGATTCTGAAGAACATATTCATAACCGGAACCGCACTCGGCTACGGACTGGGATCCCAGGCATACATCAAGAATGTAGAGTTCTACATGCAGGAGATTCAGGAAAAGGTCGAGGGATCTGATGGACTTAATACCATGGTCGCATTGAGTAACGATCCGTCACCATGGATTGCTGGAATGTACACCTATGTGGACGACATCATCTCACAGGATAGAGGTATCAATTCCTATCATAATGAAAAAGGCTGGACCAATGTCACTGCAGAATCAATCACGAAACACAACCCGCAGTGCATAATCGTCATTGACAGCTACAAGTACAGCGCCGACGAGTATGACGACATGATCAAGGTAATCAGCAACGAATGGAAATCCACTGATGCCTACAAGAACGGTAAGATCTACCTTCTGGCGGATGCGGCGGGTGAACTCGGCAGCAGGGCTGGACCCAGGTTCATTCAGCTGATGGAGCTCATGGCGATGATCATCGACCCGTCTGCATTCGCGGACGATCCTCTTCCAAAGGCGATCGGGGATAATTACCGCGACTATCTGAAGATAACAGGAGGGCTGGAGTGATGGATCGCCGTCTTACAACCATCATACTGATCACCGCCCTTTTGATGGTATCAATCCCGTTGCTGGCCGATCAGGCTGATGCAGATGAAAGCCCTTATGCAGGGGACTTCCTGCTCGACTACGGAACCGGCTACACTGAATGGCTTGCTCCGGGAACGGGAAACACCTATTCCGAGATGATCAAAGATACTCTGAGCAAAGCAGGAATCTCTTTTGAAAATGATCTCAATGTTATTGCGGACCGTGAAAACGTAACGATAGGTGGAAGCTCCACAGGAGGATCATTATCCGAACCCGGAAGGACGGGTGTTACCGTATCCTCTTCTTGGAGACCTTTCTTATGGGATGGCTCCGAATGGCAACCTGTTTCCTTCTCCGACACCTACACCGACGGCAAGGTCGCCGTCGCATTCTATCCAGAGGGCCTTGTACCTGTC
This window contains:
- a CDS encoding ABC transporter substrate-binding protein, encoding MVDNSWIKRDSNTENKSQNAMKTKAIITVAIIIIGAIATVAFNGLGSNATQYRSEGIVVDFGDYYTIWTNADFKTDDDPVSLLDKVKETHIEGSFDYTMTDGFLTDVKYEDVDYSNTDKNSWGLWYVPENTGDLIKSETYDINASDYSVVIWAYTTADGKPMPAVDATMTSIYGYAEPAKIVSLSPVCTETVSAVGGVAKIVGTDSYSDYPQYVVEGQKTGKISIVGSYTDPSYEAIMNTSPEMVFCDASTYNDIQMATMLRASNVNSVVLYNGEDVETILKNIFITGTALGYGLGSQAYIKNVEFYMQEIQEKVEGSDGLNTMVALSNDPSPWIAGMYTYVDDIISQDRGINSYHNEKGWTNVTAESITKHNPQCIIVIDSYKYSADEYDDMIKVISNEWKSTDAYKNGKIYLLADAAGELGSRAGPRFIQLMELMAMIIDPSAFADDPLPKAIGDNYRDYLKITGGLE